A window of Periophthalmus magnuspinnatus isolate fPerMag1 chromosome 21, fPerMag1.2.pri, whole genome shotgun sequence genomic DNA:
GTTCATATTTTCAGGGACGCTGATTCACACAGAGCCTGCTGCTAATCTAGACTAAACACGGCACAAACCCCACACTGTTAGTTCATTTTCTCAAGTGAGCCTCAGCAGATGGCCATCTCCAATCCTTTTGCTGCACAACATTGTAGCTTGTTTCCGGGGGTGTTTTTATGTGGATTATGTGAACCATTCAGCCCCATGGTATCAGTGCTATTAGCTAAATTACACAGAGTTTAATTTGCCTGTAAAGGTCCTGTCTCTGTAAGTTGGTGAGATAAGATAAAGTTTTAGGTTAGTTCATATTTAATGCattctatatataaaaaaacaaaaaaaacaaaaaaaacaaaacaatggtcCGTACTCCATTCACTGCAGCTGTGTCCTAGTTTCTGCCCTGTTCACACTCGGCTACATTACGCCTGTGCACTTCATAATTCGCACCACAAATCAACCTATCACATTCAAGCACTGCTCTGCATGTCAGCCAGCTCATAAATGTCGTAAAATGTATGTGTAGTCGATCAACAGTTCATAAATTCCTTTAGTTTTGTtaccatgtttatttatttttatttttttatccaaCACACTTGTCAGACATTTAGCTCCATTTAGAACTTTTAAAAGCCATTTAGAAAGgctctgttaaaataaaatacttaataaaaaaaatgtaaatgttttaaatacatgttgaaaaacacattttctatgATTGTAACATTATTGCAATAATCTTTATTTTGACTGATATTGTCATACCAcgatcatttaaaaatattttgtgtcCCCTTTGCTGTGCTAACCAAATTTGTTCGCCTAGGTCTTCAGCACCTTCTCCAATGAAGAATATGACCGGCGCAATGACGACGTGGACCCAGTGGCAGCTTCAGCAGAGTACGAGCTGGAAAAGAGAGTGGAGAAGATGGAAGTTTTTCCTGTGGAGATTGAAAAGGGCAAGTGAAGACCctgtatttaaatgtttcatGTGACCAGTGCCTTTAACTATTCCTCTTTCCTACCTCCAGGAGACAATGGCCTGGGCATCAGCATTATCGGAATGGGAGTGGGTGCGGACCAGGGTCTCGAGAAGCTCGGCATCTTTGTCAAAACTATAACAGAACAAGGAGCAGCAGAGAAAGATGGACGGTGAGCTGTACTGATTACAGAAAAAAAGATTATAGCATTTTCCACATCTTTCATATTAccagatttatgttttatttatttatttatttactgtctTGACTTTTGACTGTACAGGATACAGGTAAATGACCAAATTGTGGAAGTGGATGGGATCAGTCTGGTGGGAGTGACCCAGCTGTTTGCTGCCACTGTCCTGAAGAACACCAAAGGCTCTGTGAGGTAGAGCAGCTCGGTTATGGAAAAATATAATGATGAATATGTATTTATGCTTAAAATTACAGGAACAAACTGATGAAATGCAAATAAGATACATATAGCACAAAATAGACAGTTATGAACTCATTCTACAAGTAGAAAGCTCCAACCCACGGGCAACATTTTCATTCACAGAAACACAGAATAGTGCACAGAAGATTGCACTTTAGAGGTAGAGtagttatattttaattttgaaatcATTGGTTGTAGTAGTGTAGCTTTTTCATTACAAAATTTGATTAAACATACAGCCCTACTGTGAGGTTCATCCAAATAGTCAtatatttctgttctgttgtgagTCATGTTGACACGTCTCAAATAGAAATGGGTAGCTTATGTTAATTATTAGTCAAAGGCAAATGATAGATGTAGCACACAGCATTGTGTATATTTGCATTTCCTCCTTGCATGAGTTTGTTGGCACACAATGTTGTGtgctgttgtaaaaaaaaaacaaggataTTAATTACACAGGGAGTTAGAACtttaacatgcttttattgcatgttttatCATAGAAAATCTACATATAGTCTTTTCACTTGAACAAACAGGTTTCTGATTGGTCGGGAGAAGCCAGGGACTCAGAGTGAAGTGGCCCGTCTCATCAGCGAGACACTGGAACAGGAGAAGAACCAGCAGCATCTGGATGACGCCTATGACCATTCCACAGAGGAGGTGGGTCAGGAGGACAGGAACTACAAGAGAAACATGTACACACGAACTGGATATTTGGCCTGAATAAATTCTTTCACTAGAAATCAATCATTGACAAATGgctattgtttattttcttatcaTGCTCTGATCTCTGTACACAATGTTGTTGATATTTCAACATTGGAACACTGTACAAATGTCAACTATGCAGTGGTGTGTATTTTAGCATTTAGTAAATTTCCTACAGTCACTTGTATCAGTATTCTTCCCAAAGTTTGATGCAGAATATTGATTGCTGTGCTCTGGAGCTGTGAATAGTGCCACTGGGCGTGACACATTCCTGGAACAGTAGGCAGCACTGCTCGGGATGGGATGCTAAAGTCTGCTCATATTTCAGGAGGAGCGCTACGAGGACGAGGCCATGGATGACAGGATTCTGAGCTCTAACTTCTCTCCTGGACGCAATGTAGAAGTGTATGAGCTACCCCATTCAGAAGCTTTGTTCATGCCAACCAACATGGACAGCTCCCAGATGGCCTTCAGATACAAAGAGGTAGCATTTAATACACCAATGgagttttaatagttttaccaTTTCAATTTTATAAACACAGCTAAACTGCCTGttacaatattttgtttcaCTTAGCTTCAACTTAAACACAGCATTGCAGTTGAAGAAATAAATCAACTTAAGGAAAAGGTATGTTAatgcaattattattaataattgttGGTTAAGTACAGTTATTAAACTTTGGACATGGCTataggtgtttttgttgtaaatggaTGTTTGTAATACTTTTTTGCTGTTGAACTTTTAATTGAATGTGTCTTGTTTCTGTAGCTAAGGATTTCAGAAGAGGACAAATCCCTGTATGAAGCCAGGGAAACGGCACTGGAGCAAAAACTGGAGGAGAACAATGAAAAGATTCTGAAGGTGGAGAGTTTCTGGCTGGAAGCGCAGGCTCTGTGTAAAACTGTTAACGAACAATTATCCGAAACACAGGCCCAGTACGAGACGCTGGACAAGAAATACAACAAAGCCAAAAAGCTGCTCAAAGACTACCAGCAAAAGTAAGTCCACTACGACAGCACTACGACAGCACTACGACAGCACTACGACAGCACTACGACAGCACTACGACAGCACTACGACAGCACTGTAGTCGCTATTGGATGTCACTGCTACGTTTGCATACACAGTGTCCAATCGTTATGAAGCTGTTTGCAATTCAAATCACTTCTACCTTCACAGAGAGATTGACTTTGTGAAGAAGGAAGAGGACCTTAAAAAAAGTCTTGAGGAGAAAGACAAGTGGTACAAGGAGCAACTAGACAGTTTGCAGAAAAGGGTACGCCACCCTCTTAAACAAATGCTTATTCACAGCAAATCTGTGGAAAGTCTAGATTTGGACTTCTCCTGTTTGGTGCAGATAGCGGCTCTGGAGTCCGGGGGGAGCTTACAGTCGCCGGAAGAGGAGAGACTAGAGCCTGTTGTCAGCAGCCCACAGATCGATGATTCACTGACAGGTATTGGGACAGGTACATTTAATTAGAGCAAAGTACATGTCTGGAGCCTCCCATGGGGACCATAAAGCTAGTGAATGATTCAATCAGAGCCGCATTTTTATCtctactgttgttttgttcagaGAGGGACTGGGCAGAGCTTGTGCCTGAGACGGAGCTCTTGGACACGAGTGCACACAGAGCTAAAGGCCTGCTCGCCCTGAAAGCCAAACGGCAACCTCCATCACGCAGCAAACTGAAGGAAAGCCTGGTCATAGTCTCACCGCAGCCTCAGGTCAGACATGTGCATATATACTGTAGAATCTATTCACCAAGTAGTCACTGACAACAGTAAAATCCTTTGGTGTTATTGGACAGCAGAGGCAAAGAATTTGATTATAAGCAATAAAACCTTTAGTAAGTTAACAAAAAGGCAGCCAGAAGTACTAAACATAAGACATAAAATCTATGTCATCTGATTCCTTTTTCTAtccatttataattttacttgaaGTACTATACACTGTATATGACAGGATGGCAGGAAACATACAaactttttacattatttaaactGTGGTTTATCTCTAGTAGATTAGGGGGCAGCAAATGACTTTATATTTCGTACAGGAAGCTGAAGATTTcaatgaggaggagcaggagatcgccaggaggaggaggtcgtGGCAGGAGAGCTTGTCCCTGCCAGTGCCTGTGTGTTACACAAATGCACAGAGAGAAGACCCAGAGCACTCCAAAGAGCAGGCCCAGATGTCCAGCAGCCCGTCCCTGTCGCCATCACAGGGGGACAGCATTGAGAGCTGTGGGAGCCCCTCTCCTGTCAAGGACACGTCTCCAGGATTCATGAGAAACCCCAAGAAGAAAGAGTCAAAGGGAAAAACAAAGGGCTCCAAAggtaaacatacacacatatcaTAAGAACATTAAAGTTCAATTTGATTGTTTTTCcaagtattttgtttttgggggttttGTCAACAGAGGAGTTGAATGAGCCAGTAGCAGCAGGAAAACACAAAAGGCGCTTTCCTGATTTTGGGTAAATTAAACCTTTGttatttctctttatttatttaaactgttgaaaccttaaaaacattaattcaaatatttaatattgACTTGGCATATAATACTACTTTTATTACGCTACACCAATTTGAAAAAACTGGTagacattttttactttaattttatGAAAACAGAGGCTTACGAAAGTCAGGGGGCAAAGGGAAAAAGCAGCAAGACAAAGAAGCCATGAGAGCATCTCTGGACAGCAGGTACAAAAAGAACTGTACGCTGTACATTTAGTTTACAGAAGACCTCCGTATTGATCCTTCTATTGTTTTGCAGGGGTTCAGCTGAGCTGCTGGAGGAGTCTGGAGGAAACCTGTCCCCAGCAGAGTCCATGACGTCCGTCCCAACCTGTATGCCCTTCTCCTGGTTCGGAGACAAAGACCGTGACCGAGAGAGAGACCCATCCTGCTCCAGCAACAGCCTGCCCTATGTGGCGACAGAGACTAGCAGCGAGCAGAGCCAGGAGCGCAAGACCAAGGTAACCATAGCTCCCATTAGACACACTTTATAAAGGACACCTGTCCAGGCAGCTCcaaatcacaattatttatCGAGTCCAATTAGACGTACATGCAGTAATAATGCTGCTTTCGAGCTACTGTACATTATACCTTGTAACCAAAGGGAAAAACAGCCCAGCACAGTCCAAACGAATGTCTGTTTCCTGTTTGCAACACGTGACCAGTTTGCCAAATAACATAGACACAAAGACAGTAACTGGACCCATATGCTACAGTTGGCCCACGGCAAAGGCTTTAGTTCCTTTGCAAATAGTGGCACATGAAAAGCAGCCGGTGACACGCCTGGCTGGGTGTCACACAGGCTGTGGTGGTCCTGGTATTTCCACCACTTTGGCCTAATGACTCAAGTAAGGATTACACAAAGTGGTCCTGCTCCTGGACTTTAACAATGTGACTGAATCCTGTTTCCCTCAAACAGACAAATCTCTCCTGGTCCTCTATATTCAGTCGCTCATTAGATGTGGTACAGTATCAACTTTTGTATTTCTCACCAATGTCACAGTAGAGCTTTACTACTCTCCTCTAACAGTTGTAGTACGTGAAGTATAATTCTCACCATTGTGCACTCTTTGAATCAGTTGTTTCTTGGGTATGTGGTTGTGTTgctgacaataaactaaacgTAAGCTAATTGTAACTGTATACTGCTGCACAAGCTATGTAGACAAAGAGTCAATCTGAAACACACATCTGGTAGttattagtttatattttttattttgataaaattAATGTATTTTCCGGGAATCCTCTGGAGCGTCATATCCAccaatgtgtaaaatgtaaattgttATCAACACTAAATTTCTCCACTAAGttcctcatttaaaaaaaaagctaagtGCAGAAAATGAAATCTTTGGACATTAGCTGGtgcaacaaacaacaaataccAAGAAGATCCTTGTTTAATGATAAATTAACAGTCCTCCTAGAAGTTGTTAATAATTTAAACATTACCCCATACCTCTGTGCTTTTTCACTAGTACCAGTAGTGCTTTAGATTAGGGCTTGTAGTGTGGGTGTTAGAGCTTCTGCATGTTCACGTGTGTTTGGGTAAGTCAGTCCTGTTAGCACCACATGTGtcagaatacattttaacaagaaGTTATAATACAAGTTTTTCACTGTAGTGCTTCCCTTTCCCTCCCCAGTGAAGTACTGATGTGCTGTTTCAGTAAATGCGTTCCTTGTCTCACTTGTTTCAGAGTTTGTCAGTTATAGATGACTGTAACCCAGGCAGCCCCAGTTCAGACAACTCTGGGTTAGTGGCTGAACCCAATCTGACTGGGCGCTCTCACACTCTAATCTTCTCTTCCAGCGAGGTGAGTGCTCTCCTGCTGCCCAGGCTCAAAGGGATGTTCTGAGGCATGGTCTGAGCTTCTCTTTTCACTGTGCTTCTAAATGAGAGGCGTTCAAGACAAGTGCATGTGTGTCGTCTGTTTCTCCTCTCAGCTTTGAGGCTTTAGGCTTTGTGAGAATGGTCAGCTGGAACTtccttttatcttttatatGACTTGACTAAAACAAGGGTCTGTTCAGTGCTGTTTTGCATCTGATGTGGCGTTGAATGTACAAAGAGCGTGACTTGTTGCTCAGCTAGGAATGCACGAACTTGTATACCTGTACACTGGATTTACACTGCAATTATCCAACTttatagatgttttttgtttaggcAAAAGTATTTGGTTTGCAAACAGGCTGAGACATATCACAGGCACCTCCTGTGTAAAACGTCTGATGGCTGCTTCTTGACTTCTcatgctgtttgttttgcctTTGCAGACATTGGACGATGAGCCTGTGTCCACAGGGAAAGAGTACCAGTGGCAGACCCGGCCTGTGCCCGAGTGGACCACTCAGCAGGTGTGCCACTGGTTAATGggactcaacatggaccagtaCACACCTGAGTTTACTGCCAAAGGAGTGGATGGCCAGCAGCTGCTGCACTTAGACAGCGACAAGTTAAAGGTacttattctgctgtttattatgTTTCAGTAAAAGGTTCTCAAATTATTACTTACTTGAGATATAGGGCTTTGCCTTGTTAACAAAGGCATTCAAActacaatgtattttaaatcCTGTGTTTCAGGCCCTTGGTGTGTTGAGTCAGAATGACCGGTCAACGATCAAAAAGAAGCTGAAGGAAATGCGTAAGGCGCAGGAGAAGCAGGAGAAGCAGAGGGAAAAGAAGAAGGAGGGCCGGCGTAGTGGGAGAGTACCCATCGGCACAGACTCTGTGTGCTGAGGTCCACACACAGGGCTGTTTATGTCAGTGTTTACGTCTACCACACCACTGGTCACTGCACTGGTCCCTCCACTCTTTTTCACAAAATCTTTTAACAAACTTAAAGgactatattttttaacaaaatcagAAATGCGTGTATGAGACCAAAAGGTTTTTCCCACTATAAAGCTACAAGCTTCTAATCTACATGTCTTCAGTGGAAATGTAGTTGTGACAGTCAAATGTATActgctttttatattttgtcataGTATAACTTGCATCTTTTACAACCATTTTATTGTACAGATAAAGCACTATATTTGTCTTTAAGCTGCGGGGGATGACAAGGTTGgaatgtataaatatgttttatacatGTGCCTATAACTGCATTGTTTTTTACCTAAAGgccattgttttattgtatcagAGATTTTCTACTAAGTAGAATAGAGTGGCCATCTTTTGTCCAATCTTAAGACAACAAACTGGCAAGTGACGTGATTTTCTTTGGTCATTGGGTTGTGTATTAACAGGTGTCGTGTGCTAGTGCCCTGGACACAGACTTGACTGCACAGTGTGAggccaaactatgaaatgtTTTTCTCTACAAAGAGCAAGAGCTACAGGAGGGGAAGGCCATTGGCAGGTCTTCACAAACACTTGGTACATATACCATCAATAAACTATTTTGAACAAATTCACTCTTAACAATTGTTTTGTCTCTCATTTTGAAAATTGGTTCAAATTTAATTTAGTTCATGTTTTCCAACCCTGATTTTAATTGAGACCTATAGTTAAGTCTTGCATTGAAAACTACAAATGACATGATTACCctgtaaaacaaatgtgcagATTTCTGACATTTCCAAGGAATTAGATGTAGCAAAGCTTAGTAtagaccagtgtttctcaaactgtataCAACTGGTGGGACGCAAAGTACAGTTCGCAGTTCTGTTTAATTAGTTAATTGTTAACCTCCTTAGTTACTTCTAGTTAAGAACTATTCAGGCCATGCTGTAGTCCCAttgtagacttggtttactCAAGAGAGGCAGGTTTattgtgttgcccaaggacacaatgagaaTATGCATTCTTGGCATGAAAGGTTTGAGATTCACTGACTTAGAtggtatccatccatccattttattctgcttatccggggcccgGTCGCGGGGCAGCAGACCAAGCAGGGACTACCAGATTTCCCTCCACCAAACACGTCtttcagctcctccggtgggacccccaGGCGTTCCCAAGCCACCTGagggacatagtccctccaaggTTTCCTGAGTCTTCCCTAGGGCCTCCTTCCAGTGGGACACACCCAGAACATCTCCCCAGCGAGGCGTCCAGGgacatccggaacagatgcctgagccacctcagctggcttctctcgatgtggaggagcagcagctctactccaaacTCCTCCGTATGgtcgagctcctcaccctatctctgagggagcacccagccaccctatAGATGAAACTCATTTCTgccgcttgtatccacaatcttgtcctgttggtcattacccaaagctcatgaccataggtcagggtaggaacatagattgaccggtaaatcaagagctttgcctttcgactgagctcctttaccacaacagtctgatacagcgactgcatcactggaTGTTGCACCTATCCGCCTGTCAATcccacgctccatccttccctcactctagatacttgaactcctccacttgaggcaagaaTTCACCACTCACCCGGGGGGGCTAGCCACGTTTTtctggtcaagaaccatggcctcggatttggaggagctgattctcatcccagccacttcaaaCTTGGCATCAAACTgcctgcaggtcctggctcgaacaAGGACAACATCTGCAAACAGTAGAGATGAGAtccagtggttcccaaaccggaccccctccagcccctggctgcgcctagaaattttctccataaatagaatgaacagaaccggtgacaaagggcaaccctggcggagtccaacatgcaccgggaacaggtctgacttactgccagaaATGCGAAcaccagctcctgctccagccaTACAGGGACCGCACAGCTCTTAGCAAAGGGCCGTATTCCCGGAGCACCCCACAAAGGACACCACGAAGGACACAGTTCCTTcgtgccttctccaaatccacaaaacatatGTGGACCGCCACgagatgttgcagagacatgccagccaagacagccccataACATCCAGAGTCTTAAGGTATTCGggatggatctcgtccacccccggagccttgccaccgaagAGCTTGCCAACCAGCTAGGTGACTTTAGCCAGGGTGATGAAGGGtctgcctctgggtccccagtctctgctgctTTCTCagaaaatgtggttgtgggattgaggagatcctcaaagtctTCCTTCTACCGTCCGACAACACCCCCAGTccaggtcagcagctctccacccacactgtaaacagtgttagtGAAGCACTGCTGACGttggatggtttgccagaatctttTTGAGGCTGTCTGATAGTCTCCCCTCAAGGTCTCCCCGAACTCCttccaaccctgagtttttgccactCCGTGTCCACCATCGGGTTCGGGAGTGCACTGCAGA
This region includes:
- the ppp1r9ala gene encoding neurabin-1 isoform X4: MIKAENKGSDRSLRSASPHRNAYKSDFHAIKCSFDGPKCETTSKSYANGSSDTREDSRGRPFGTRVNKIKNIFLQMDGQQQESQDAKAPLKSDVSPPKLPFPTNAHRLNFNNATSPESLNSDKTPKGEDVEIDKVALAEKFSVTRKLFERGLKEQPVSEKQSPTRVVSRLSLGSSSEESKSTRRASGSFETTAKSEPTTTTKSRQDENTDGEKKHTSRVSLNAGPMSKRLENYMTENDAEENTKETKKEGVSPTKHSTSEYLVPASPVRESFHRNSASKEPTSPTAYTTNKSSIQVTVSSSSSHKPTSPEPTSPKSPGYKHLASSGGGSTRTDAGGIQTNDRNKYFEGNKSNDSVALESKGGSMVRAELVVVQNESSESEDNDEEDETNVFHEEKIESPKASSQVLNQTFTPEKQVSSHGHRATERPIAKETHSLDESIKHNDNCEEDEGVEEESELEEQVSVDRASPVYGIENAAFVDDRDVDQVLREEEEDEEQDEDEEEPLYEEDYDDCYETVGLSEEEDPPPKRKIKFSTDPILVFSTFSNEEYDRRNDDVDPVAASAEYELEKRVEKMEVFPVEIEKGDNGLGISIIGMGVGADQGLEKLGIFVKTITEQGAAEKDGRIQVNDQIVEVDGISLVGVTQLFAATVLKNTKGSVRFLIGREKPGTQSEVARLISETLEQEKNQQHLDDAYDHSTEEEERYEDEAMDDRILSSNFSPGRNVEVYELPHSEALFMPTNMDSSQMAFRYKELQLKHSIAVEEINQLKEKLRISEEDKSLYEARETALEQKLEENNEKILKVESFWLEAQALCKTVNEQLSETQAQYETLDKKYNKAKKLLKDYQQKEIDFVKKEEDLKKSLEEKDKWYKEQLDSLQKRIAALESGGSLQSPEEERLEPVVSSPQIDDSLTERDWAELVPETELLDTSAHRAKGLLALKAKRQPPSRSKLKESLVIVSPQPQEAEDFNEEEQEIARRRRSWQESLSLPVPVCYTNAQREDPEHSKEQAQMSSSPSLSPSQGDSIESCGSPSPVKDTSPGFMRNPKKKESKGKTKGSKEELNEPVAAGKHKRRFPDFGGLRKSGGKGKKQQDKEAMRASLDSRGSAELLEESGGNLSPAESMTSVPTCMPFSWFGDKDRDRERDPSCSSNSLPYVATETSSEQSQERKTKSLSVIDDCNPGSPSSDNSGLVAEPNLTGRSHTLIFSSSETLDDEPVSTGKEYQWQTRPVPEWTTQQVCHWLMGLNMDQYTPEFTAKGVDGQQLLHLDSDKLKALGVLSQNDRSTIKKKLKEMRKAQEKQEKQREKKKEGRRSGRVPIGTDSVC
- the ppp1r9ala gene encoding neurabin-1 isoform X2 — translated: MIKAENKGSDRSLRSASPHRNAYKSDFHAIKCSFDGPKCETTSKSYANGSSDTREDSRGRPFGTRVNKIKNIFLQMDGQQQESQDAKAPLKSDVSPPKLPFPTNAHRLNFNNATSPESLNSDKTPKGEDVEIDKVALAEKFSVTRKLFERGLKEQPVSEKQSPTRVVSRLSLGSSSEESKSTRRASGSFETTAKSEPTTTTKSRQDENTDGEKKHTSRVSLNAGPMSKRLENYMTENDAEENTKETKKEGVSPTKHSTSEYLVPASPVRESFHRNSASKEPTSPTAYTTNKSSIQVTVSSSSSHKPTSPEPTSPKSPGYKHLASSGGGSTRTDAGGIQTNDRNKYFEGNKSNDSVALESKGGSMVRAELVVVQNESSESEDNDEEDETNVFHEEKIESPKASSQVLNQTFTPEKQVSSHGHRATERPIAKETHSLDESIKHNDNCEEDEGVEEESELEEQVSVDRASPVYGIENAAFVDDRDVDQVLREEEEDEEQDEDEEEPLYEEDYDDCYETVGLSEEEDPPPKRKIKFSTDPILVFSTFSNEEYDRRNDDVDPVAASAEYELEKRVEKMEVFPVEIEKGDNGLGISIIGMGVGADQGLEKLGIFVKTITEQGAAEKDGRIQVNDQIVEVDGISLVGVTQLFAATVLKNTKGSVRFLIGREKPGTQSEVARLISETLEQEKNQQHLDDAYDHSTEEEERYEDEAMDDRILSSNFSPGRNVEVYELPHSEALFMPTNMDSSQMAFRYKELQLKHSIAVEEINQLKEKLRISEEDKSLYEARETALEQKLEENNEKILKVESFWLEAQALCKTVNEQLSETQAQYETLDKKYNKAKKLLKDYQQKEIDFVKKEEDLKKSLEEKDKWYKEQLDSLQKRIAALESGGSLQSPEEERLEPVVSSPQIDDSLTERDWAELVPETELLDTSAHRAKGLLALKAKRQPPSRSKLKESLVIVSPQPQEAEDFNEEEQEIARRRRSWQESLSLPVPVCYTNAQREDPEHSKEQAQMSSSPSLSPSQGDSIESCGSPSPVKDTSPGFMRNPKKKESKGKTKGSKEELNEPVAAGKHKRRFPDFGGLRKSGGKGKKQQDKEAMRASLDSRGSAELLEESGGNLSPAESMTSVPTCMPFSWFGDKDRDRERDPSCSSNSLPYVATETSSEQSQERKTKTNLSWSSIFSRSLDVSLSVIDDCNPGSPSSDNSGLVAEPNLTGRSHTLIFSSSETLDDEPVSTGKEYQWQTRPVPEWTTQQVCHWLMGLNMDQYTPEFTAKGVDGQQLLHLDSDKLKALGVLSQNDRSTIKKKLKEMRKAQEKQEKQREKKKEGRRSGRVPIGTDSVC
- the ppp1r9ala gene encoding neurabin-1 isoform X1 → MIKAENKGSDRSLRSASPHRNAYKSDFHAIKCSFDGPKCETTSKSYANGSSDTREDSRGRPFGTRVNKIKNIFLQMDGQQQESQDAKAPLKSDVSPPKLPFPTNAHRLNFNNATSPESLNSDKTPKGEDVEIDKVALAEKFSVTRKLFERGLKEQPVSEKQSPTRVVSRLSLGSSSEESKSTRRASGSFETTAKSEPTTTTKSRQDENTDGEKKHTSRVSLNAGPMSKRLENYMTENDAEENTKETKKEGVSPTKHSTSEYLVPASPVRESFHRNSASKEPTSPTAYTTNKSSIQVTVSSSSSHKPTSPEPTSPKSPGYKHLASSGGGSTRTDAGGIQTNDRNKYFEGNKSNDSVALESKGGSMVRAELVVVQNESSESEDNDEEDETNVFHEEKIESPKASSQVLNQTFTPEKQVSSHGHRATERPIAKETHSLDESIKHNDNCEEDEGVEEESELEEQVSVDRASPVYGIENAAFVDDRDVDQVLREEEEDEEQDEDEEEPLYEEDYDDCYETVGLSEEEDPPPKRKIKFSTDPILVFSTFSNEEYDRRNDDVDPVAASAEYELEKRVEKMEVFPVEIEKGDNGLGISIIGMGVGADQGLEKLGIFVKTITEQGAAEKDGRIQVNDQIVEVDGISLVGVTQLFAATVLKNTKGSVRFLIGREKPGTQSEVARLISETLEQEKNQQHLDDAYDHSTEEEERYEDEAMDDRILSSNFSPGRNVEVYELPHSEALFMPTNMDSSQMAFRYKELQLKHSIAVEEINQLKEKLRISEEDKSLYEARETALEQKLEENNEKILKVESFWLEAQALCKTVNEQLSETQAQYETLDKKYNKAKKLLKDYQQKEIDFVKKEEDLKKSLEEKDKWYKEQLDSLQKRIAALESGGSLQSPEEERLEPVVSSPQIDDSLTGIGTERDWAELVPETELLDTSAHRAKGLLALKAKRQPPSRSKLKESLVIVSPQPQEAEDFNEEEQEIARRRRSWQESLSLPVPVCYTNAQREDPEHSKEQAQMSSSPSLSPSQGDSIESCGSPSPVKDTSPGFMRNPKKKESKGKTKGSKEELNEPVAAGKHKRRFPDFGGLRKSGGKGKKQQDKEAMRASLDSRGSAELLEESGGNLSPAESMTSVPTCMPFSWFGDKDRDRERDPSCSSNSLPYVATETSSEQSQERKTKTNLSWSSIFSRSLDVSLSVIDDCNPGSPSSDNSGLVAEPNLTGRSHTLIFSSSETLDDEPVSTGKEYQWQTRPVPEWTTQQVCHWLMGLNMDQYTPEFTAKGVDGQQLLHLDSDKLKALGVLSQNDRSTIKKKLKEMRKAQEKQEKQREKKKEGRRSGRVPIGTDSVC
- the ppp1r9ala gene encoding neurabin-1 isoform X3 yields the protein MIKAENKGSDRSLRSASPHRNAYKSDFHAIKCSFDGPKCETTSKSYANGSSDTREDSRGRPFGTRVNKIKNIFLQMDGQQQESQDAKAPLKSDVSPPKLPFPTNAHRLNFNNATSPESLNSDKTPKGEDVEIDKVALAEKFSVTRKLFERGLKEQPVSEKQSPTRVVSRLSLGSSSEESKSTRRASGSFETTAKSEPTTTTKSRQDENTDGEKKHTSRVSLNAGPMSKRLENYMTENDAEENTKETKKEGVSPTKHSTSEYLVPASPVRESFHRNSASKEPTSPTAYTTNKSSIQVTVSSSSSHKPTSPEPTSPKSPGYKHLASSGGGSTRTDAGGIQTNDRNKYFEGNKSNDSVALESKGGSMVRAELVVVQNESSESEDNDEEDETNVFHEEKIESPKASSQVLNQTFTPEKQVSSHGHRATERPIAKETHSLDESIKHNDNCEEDEGVEEESELEEQVSVDRASPVYGIENAAFVDDRDVDQVLREEEEDEEQDEDEEEPLYEEDYDDCYETVGLSEEEDPPPKRKIKFSTDPILVFSTFSNEEYDRRNDDVDPVAASAEYELEKRVEKMEVFPVEIEKGDNGLGISIIGMGVGADQGLEKLGIFVKTITEQGAAEKDGRIQVNDQIVEVDGISLVGVTQLFAATVLKNTKGSVRFLIGREKPGTQSEVARLISETLEQEKNQQHLDDAYDHSTEEEERYEDEAMDDRILSSNFSPGRNVEVYELPHSEALFMPTNMDSSQMAFRYKELQLKHSIAVEEINQLKEKLRISEEDKSLYEARETALEQKLEENNEKILKVESFWLEAQALCKTVNEQLSETQAQYETLDKKYNKAKKLLKDYQQKEIDFVKKEEDLKKSLEEKDKWYKEQLDSLQKRIAALESGGSLQSPEEERLEPVVSSPQIDDSLTGIGTERDWAELVPETELLDTSAHRAKGLLALKAKRQPPSRSKLKESLVIVSPQPQEAEDFNEEEQEIARRRRSWQESLSLPVPVCYTNAQREDPEHSKEQAQMSSSPSLSPSQGDSIESCGSPSPVKDTSPGFMRNPKKKESKGKTKGSKEELNEPVAAGKHKRRFPDFGGLRKSGGKGKKQQDKEAMRASLDSRGSAELLEESGGNLSPAESMTSVPTCMPFSWFGDKDRDRERDPSCSSNSLPYVATETSSEQSQERKTKSLSVIDDCNPGSPSSDNSGLVAEPNLTGRSHTLIFSSSETLDDEPVSTGKEYQWQTRPVPEWTTQQVCHWLMGLNMDQYTPEFTAKGVDGQQLLHLDSDKLKALGVLSQNDRSTIKKKLKEMRKAQEKQEKQREKKKEGRRSGRVPIGTDSVC